The Pongo pygmaeus isolate AG05252 chromosome 18, NHGRI_mPonPyg2-v2.0_pri, whole genome shotgun sequence DNA window AAGAAGTTGTTACCTATATTTATAGAAGGCAGTTCACAAGCCTTATACTAACTTTGCTGGGTCTTTCAGTTGAGCTTACATGATTGCACTTGGCTTTGTGCCTTGGCAGCCAACATTTGCCATGCATGAGGCTTCCCAGAAGAGTTCGGATCCCTCTTTaagtttgagaggactgactgaGACCATTCTCAGCATGGCATGACCCTGATCAGGAAATGAGAACCTGGAGTTACTGCTAAGGCAGCCTTGTGGGTGGAAATGAGGGTTTGAGATGCCAACACTCTTGTGCCTCCCCACAACTTCCAACCGTTTCCATTGCTCATTTGACCAAGCCCTCTACTCAGAGGATTGACCTCCCAGGAAATGAGTCATCTCCAGGATAGAAATAGGCGTTTGTTAGCTGTGATTTTCCTTTTATAAGTGTGGGTGTATGTTTTactgtttggtttttctttttaaataacaggGCTTAGTGGTCACTCCCTTGCCTTTCTACTCAAGCATTCCTGTTTTGTATATGAAATTAGAGTTTAAATTGCTCTTGTCCATTGGGTTCTTCGAGGCAATGGCTGTCTATTCAGCACTGGAGCACTTGACTCGCAGTTGATGAACTTTAGCACAGTTAAGGTGGTTGATCCCTTTACTTTACTGTTCCTTAAGACTTTGTTAAAAattatgggccgggcacggtggctcacgcctgtaatcccaacactttgggaggcccaggcaggtggatctcgTTCGAAACCAACCGGGCCAATATGGTGAtgcccggtctctactaaaaatacaaaaaggtcgggcgcggtggctcacgtctgtaatcccagcactttgggaggccgaggcgggcagatcacgaggtcagtagatcgagaccatcctccaTTTACTTTACTGTTCCTTAAGACTTTGTTAAAAattatgggccgggcacggtggctcacgcctgtaatcccaacactttgggaggcccaggcaggtggatctcgTTTGAAACCAACCGGGCCAATATGGTGAtgcccggtctctactaaaaatacaaaaaggtcgggcgcggtggctcacgtctgtaatcccagcactttgggagaccaaggcgggcagatcacgaggtcaggagatcgagaccatcctggctaacacgatgaaaccctgtctctactaaaaatacaaaaaatgagccgggcgcggtggcgggcgcctgtagtcccagctactaggtagtctgaggcaggagaatggcgtgagcctgggaggaggagcttgcagtgagccgagttagcgccactgcagtccggcctgggtgaaagagcgagactctgtctcaaaaaaaaaaaaaaaaaaaaaaattagccaggcgtggtggcacgtgcctgtagtcccagctactctgtaggctgaggcagaagaatcgcttgaacccaggaggcggagtcaagatcacgccactgcactctagcttggatgacagagcaagactctgtctcaaaaaaaaaaaatgctttactgTAGGAATCAATTCTTTGGGCGAGGGCTAATTAATCTTTCTGAATATATCTGTGTTATACTTGCTCTTTTCATCATCATCCATTTAACCAGGTTTAATTTCCAAATGGTAAAACTCAAATTCAGAACATGAAGGTAAAGTAGCAGATACAGTCTCTGCCTCATACAATAATTGGAGtacgggctgggcatggtggctcatgcctgtaatcccagcactttgggaggccgaggtggatgaatcacctgaggtcaggagtttgagagcagcctggccaacatggcaaaaccccgtctctactaaaaatacaaaaaaattaggtgagcatggtggcgtgtgcctgtactcccagctactcgggaggctgaggcaggagaatcacttgaaccgagaggcagaggttacagtgagctgaggttgcgccactgcactccagcatgggcgacagagtgagactctgtctcaaaaaaaaaaaaaaaaaaagaaaacagaaaacaataattgGAGTAAATACGGTTAGTTTTAGTGACAGATAATTTGCCAAAAGTGTAGTGCTAATTCATATTAGTCACGTTACTAGAGTGTTTTTCATCAAATGAGGAAATGTGTAAAATGCTTCGTCTTAGTTTTGTCTCCAGTGGCTCTGATGAAAGAATGTCCCAGGAGATTCCTCCTAATTAAATGCTGAGTGAGGAAtctgaggaggaggggaaggggtgtCAGGAGTGGGAGGCCATTAATTACACGTTGGAAGACAAACAGGATGTTGATTCACCTGTAAAGATCTCCAAGGCCTGACCTCAGAGTTGAGATTAATGAAAGAATATTCCTCGAGTTGGACTTAAGCATGGATCTGGTGGAAGAGTCCCTGCCTGGATTATTAGACTAGTGTGGAGTGAGCACCTGGGCTTGCAGTCTGGGGGTCTGGAGAGGAGTTGGGTGGGAGATTTAAGGGGGAGGAGTTCCCAAGAAACCATAGAAGCTTTGGGTGCCTGAGAGATTGGGAGAGAACCCTGCTAAAGCATCCTATCCGGTAGGGAGGGGAGCTCTTGACAGACGGGTTGTTAGTGAGGGTGGTGAAAGCCACGCACATCAAGGGGCTGGCTTGATTGCCCTCTGGCCCCACATCTAAGCTTCTGGGCTGTGACTGCCCCCAACCAAGTCCTCAGAGCCCAGCTTGGGACCCACCACCCGCCATACTCCGTGCTCCCAAGCCCTTACTCTGCTGTCCCAAGGGCCCACTGCTGCCACAAAGTTCTCTTTCTAGACAGCCGGGTGTGAATTCTCACTTCCTCCTGGGACTTCCTCCAGCAGGACTGCGGCTGTGTTGTGCATTTCAGCATCTGCTCATCTGCTGTTctgtcatttttctcttccatgGTGTCTTCAAGGGCAGGTGGAATACGGCTTCCCAAAGATTCGATTCATTTTGGTTAGGTCTCTTGCATTGCGTGGTCCCTGGCCCATAGGCATTGTTGAAAACAAAGTCGAGTTTGTTGTTTCCAGCTAAAGCAGTCCCTGCTTTAGTGTGGAGATACTTCAGGAGTtaaaaggaaacaggaaataCTACTGCTTTATGGTTGGAAACCACTCAGATGGAGGAGGATTTGGGGAGGCTTCGGTTCCTGCAGCTGAGGCGGCCTTGGAGAAAACTGCACGTGAACTTTTGCCCTTTGAACAGGGCCGTTGTCCCGGCTTGAGGGTTGCAGATGTGGTGGCATCAGATGGGTCTTTGAGGGGTGGGGCAGTCAGGGTGCCTCTAACAGTGTACTTGGTGTTGGCAATTATGAAAGGAATTGTTCAGACAGGACTCAGTGATGGGGTGTGGGTTAGAGTACCATCTTTGAAGCCGCTTGGCAAGAGAAGTGGCGATCATGTCTAGTGGAGATGGCAGATGACGTTCTGTGTAGCCAGCACTGGTGAGAGACTGTGCCCACCCCGGGCCTGCCTTGTGACTGTGGGTGATTTCCCGTCCCCTGTGAGCTatagtttcttcctctgtaaggTAAGGGTGACGTCCTCCCCTGAAGATGACAAATGTGGTGCCCCCGCCCCGTGCCTGGCACCACGTCAGTGCAGTCAGGAGAGGCTGTGCCTGGCGGTCTTcatgtttgtacttttttttttttgttttgagatggagtcttgctctgttgcccaggctggagtgcagtggtgcaatctcagctcactgcaagctttccCTCCCAggttgacaccattctcctgcctcagcctcctgagtagctgggactacaggcacctaccagcatgcccggctaatctttttgtatttttagtagagacagggtttcaccatattaaccaggatggtctcggcctcccaaagtgctgggattacaggcgtgagccaccgcacccggcttgtacttggtttttctttttaaatatttatttgagacagagtctcgctctatcccccaggctggagtgcaatggggtgatctcggctcactgcaacccctgcctcctgggttcaagagattctcctgccccagcctcccaagtagctgggattacaggcacgagccaccatgtctggctgatttttgtatagtcagtagagaaggggttttgccatgttggccaggctggtctcgaactcctgacctcaggtcatccgccctccttggcctcccaaagtgctggaattacaggtgtgagtgtaCTTTGCTTTTAGAAAGTGTATGCCAAGAACGCTTTTCCTCTCCCACAGCCGCACTTAATTTCTGTTAATGTCGATCTCTGGCCACACTCAGCTCTGTCAGCCTCGGGTGATGCACCAGAGGTCCCTGAAGGCAGCATGTATGGCCGGGAATGTCTCTCCCTGCCAGTCCCCCTGCTGCCACCCAGAGCTCTGGCTGACCCTAGCAGGACAGGTCCCCGCAGAGTGGGTCTCCACCTCTGGGCACTGGACCCTGCActgtggggagggcagggctTCCTGGGCAGCCCCTGAGTTTTCTTGCAAGAAACCTGAGACCCCTGCTCCTGAGAGGGCTCCAGTTCCTGCCGAGCAGAGCAGGACTCTGCAGTGACCTTGGCTTGGCAAGACCCCCCGTGGTTCACCTGAAGCATGTTTCTTCCCTGAGAAGCCGCAGGACCTCGTGTGAGGGGCCAGGTCATGAGTCCACACACATCTGCTTCTCCCTAAGCTTTGAGTCATGTGTGGGGCACGGACCTCCCAAATTCCAGTTTCTATGCTGGGTGAGGCCGAGAAGCAATGGAAgggaggggtggtggggaggcAGCAGGCCTGGCGACCAGGGCGCAGGGGCCCCACCCTGCTCTCTGAATCTGGGTACCTTGGACAAGCCTCCTTGGTCTctggcttcagtttccccattagTAAGTGGTGATATCAAAGGCCTCTTGTGGGCCAAAGATACGACACATCTGCATAAGACAGAAGAGAGTAGAGGTGAAGGTTTTGTGTGCGAAATTGAAACAGAGTCACTTGAAATGGATAATTTCAGAGTAAAAACTAAGTATTTCTAATTAGGTTGATTGCAGATGTTGGTGCACAGGAAATTCTATGCCTTCGTGTCGATTTCTGTGGGGCAATTTGACAGAGTTTATCTCCTAGATTGGCTCAGGGCACCGCACCCTCTTGATTTCGTTCCCCTCTGGTGGCACGTGTCTTCGAGCACTGGGAATGACTGAGAGCCGCAGGGCTGACCCTCTGTGCGGAGCTTCGGGAGAGGCGGGCAGCAGCAGGGTTATGTTGAGTTCAGAATCTGGTGTGAGAGCCTGGCAGTCTCCACCCTTATTCCTCACTgccgttttctttttttgaggcagaaccTTTCTCTATtaaccaggctggtgtgcaatgtacaatctcgcctcactgcaacctccagctcccgggttcaagtgattctcctgcctcagcctccctagtagctgggattacaggcaccctccaccatgcctggctaatttttgtatttttagtagagacagggtttcgccatgttggtcaggctggtcttcaactcctgaccttagataatccacccacctcggcctcccaaagtgctgagattacaggcgtgacccaccaagCCCATCCCTTCACTGCCATTTTCAAGGCTGCTAGTTGCATTAGGGACCTGTCCCTCCAGGGCTGGGGTATCCCCACGTTGCCCCTGGTGCTTTGCTTGCTGGATGATAGCATGGGGGGTAGACAGCTGCAGCCAGAGTCTGGTGAGATGAGTAGAGTGGGCAGGCTCGTTATCAGCCTTCTCTGAGTGCTGCTCTCCTAAACAGACATCTGTCTGTGGTTGTCCTGTGGACTTGGGGAGTGGGCAGCCAGCTCTGTCTGTGAGATCTTCTTCCACCTCCTGAGACTGTGTGTGCCCTCCTCTCCAGGAGACAACCTTGACTCCTGCTCTTGGCGTGCCCAGGATCCCTCTTCTCCTCTATATTGGCGTGCCCAGGATCCCTCTTCTCCTTTATGGTTTGGaaaccaccctgcctggcctgcgGCAGGTGGCTCCGGCTGAAGACTGAGACCCCTGTAGATGGGTGGGTCAACCCAGCTTGCTGCGCCCACCCAGTGCCAGCTTGGGCCTGGCCACAAGTAGGTCAGATGCCAGTTAAGCGAGGTTTGGGGAAGATGAGGGAGATGACTTGCTAAGAAAAGTCTTAATTATGgcttttttcagatggagttttgttcttattgccgaagctggagttcagtggcacagtcttggctcaccaccacctctgccaccggggttcaagcgagtctcctccctcagcctcccaagtggctgggattacaggcacgcaccaccacacacagctaagttttatatttgtagtagagatggtttcactatgttggccaggctggtctcaaactcttgacctcgtgatccgcccaccttggcctcccaatgtgctgggattacaggcgtgagccaccacgcccagccaactagTGCTATTTTACAAAAACACACACCACGGACCTTCCCGAGAATCGAGCGCAGCCTGTGCTGGTTGTGTAAGCCGTGGAATGCACGGGAAAGCCAGAAAGAAGAGCACCCCCACGCCCGGCCCGCGGCATCTCACCAGCTTCGGGGCCATCTCTCCTCACCCATCTAAGAGGTGTGACAGGGCCGAGGCATCTTTCCCTCCTTGGGCAGGTGCTGCTGATGCCCTTGTGGGCAGCACAGGGGCCTTACCTGGGTTGGCTCAGGCACTGTTCTGAACACCTGTGAGGTGACCTTGCTCCCTTTGTCTCCGTGAGCCTAGGACTATATcctgaaatttgtttttgtatttcccatgttccatatttttgtttctgcatCAGGGTGGAGGCCATTGAGCCACATCCCTGACACCAGCAGTGAGCTGCCAAGGCCCTTGCGCCTGAGCTGGTGCCATGAGTAGACCCTGCACGCACTAGGCCGATCTGGAACACGTGGCTCACCCGAGCTCAGAGCACTGAGACCCTGCATGTATATGCATGTGAGTCAGGCCTCAGCGAGACCTGAACCCTGGTGGGTTTGGGGAGTCTTGGTTTCAGACCCTAGCACTTGCTGTGGATGTGGAAATCACACACTGAAAGCCTCAAAAGAGTGCAGTGATGAGAGCAGCACCAAGCCCACTGCCAGTACACCCAGGTCTTAGCACCCAAATGGCAGGATTTGTCCATGGATGAAAATAGGGTCCTAGCGTGGCCCCGTGCTTTGTGGTGGAGACACCTTCGGCCTCCCCGTATCTCCGAGCCTGGCATTCCCGTGGCCAGCACCTGCCCGTGGCCCCACAGGAGCCACCATCTGGTGAGGGGGCTGCTCCCGCTCCGAATGGGGTGTGGGGTTGCTTCTCTCTCCAGTGCTTGGCCCTGGGCCTTGCCGTGAAGACTGCCGGTGTTTCTCAACGGAGGCCTCAGCTCCCCGCCCTCCAGGGCGCCCGCAGGCACCGGCCCCTGTGGGAGTGGCTCGCAGGTGGGAGCAGGACCCTTGCAGGCATGTGAGGGGAGACAGGAGCTGCCCCAGCAGAGCCACACCGAAGGTCTGAGTCTGTGTGGAAGACAGGCCGAGCCGGCTTCACAGTCCCCCCATCAGATGTGTAGCCGACAGGACAGAAACTGCCTCCTCCGTCTCCCCCATGGGGGCTGCCTGGGGCGCCTGAGCGCCCGTCCTGTGCTCACAGCCGGGCCACTGGGCCTCTTGTGCTTTGTGGAAGGGGCTGCAAGGTGTGATGTGTGGGGCACCCCGGGCCTCAGAGGGCATCTGCCCACATTGAAGTGACCGTGGTAGCAGCAGGGGCAGTGCCTCTCAGGCGTCCCTCCACCCAGGTGCGTGGAGACACCTTCCGAGGGGTCTGTTTTGTAAACATCTCGGCCTCCGTGAGCACTGAGCCGGGGCGAGGGCTCTGTGTGGTGAGTGATGATCTCGGGGAAAGCCCCGGATGCTGTTGACTGCAGGTCACCCAACAGCGAGGCCTCCCTTGCTGCTGGCTCCGGGCCTGTTGGGCAGCCGCCCCTGCTGAAAGGTGCTCTCTCCACCCCTGGCAGGAAGCCCCTGTCACCCTGACCCCGCATTCCTGCGTGTAGGCTGGGGAGGACCTGGGCACAAGGAGGGCAGGCCCAGGCTGGTGGCCATCAGGGGTGTCCTTCAGAGGCTGAGCCCTAGGCCCCTGCCCTGCCCGCGAGGGCATCCCAGGGAGAGGATCTAGGTGAGGTTTTCGTGTGTGTTTTCCTAGAGGTCTTGCAGTTGTGAGGACAGAGGTCCAGGGCACAGTGGCCTCACCTTGGAGTACACAGAGCCAGGCTGTCTCCATACGGAGAGACTTAAACTCACTTAGACCTGGGGTGGTGGCTGGTCAGGGTTAGGCTGTAGGCGGGAGGACGTGGCCACACCGTCAGGGGTTTCCTGAGATGCCGCAGGCTCAGGTCTGTTGGGGAGAGGCCTGGGTAACCTGGTGCCTCTGAAGCCTCCTGAGGTGGCCGGACCTTGGTGGACCTGCAGGAACCTTCGGCTTCTCACGGAGGACTCACCGTGCTCTGCTCTCTTTAGGATGAAACGGGCGCCTATTTAATCGACAGAGACCCCACCTACTTTGGGCCCGTGCTGAACTACCTGAGACATGGCAAGCTGGTGATTAACAAAGACCTCGCGGAGGAAGGTAAGCCAAGTTTTGAGGACAGGTGCCTTAGTTTTGGGGGCAAGGGCCCGACAGAGGTGCCAAGGGCCCCACTTAAGACACAGATGCCTGCAGCCTGGGGCCCCAGGGAGGAGCAGGCCCTGTACTCTGAAGCTGGGGCTGACGTTCTGGTGCTGAGGCCACGGGCAGCAGCGCAGCTGCCGGACAGGGAGGCCTGGGGACCCTGTGGGTGTGGGGGTCCTCCCTGGCTGCAGCTTCTTGGAGGGCTCCCTCTGTCCAGGCTCCGGCTGGTGACACAAGAGGTGTGAGGGGCTCCTCCCTGCTGTGACTGAGGTGGTCTGAGCGGGTGTGTGAGGCACGTGCCCGGTGATGCCCACGGTGTGCCTCAGGGCCCTGGTTCCCTGGCCTGCTTTCCCTCAAGGACAGCCCAAGGGTGGTGAGTGTCTCTGTGCCATCACCTGGGCTGTGCCTGCTGCTGCCAGCTGCCGTGTTCCATCCTGAGTGGTCGTGGTGCAGGGACGGCGCCCACACGCGTTGGGCCCAGGCTGGCCTGCCTGTGTGCTGCAGTGCTGGCTTGGCTCAGAACAGCCCGAGGCCTCGCCGTGAAGGCTGAGGGTTTCTGGGCACCTGCGTGCGGGCGTGGCCCTGCTCCCCCGGGTCCGTGTCTGTGCATCGGTCTGCACTGGGCAGCATCTGACTCCGTTTTTGTTGTGGGCCTGTGGGCCTCGGCATCTGCCTGCCTCCTCCGAGTTCACACAGGGCGTGGAGTGATGGGGGCTgtggcccagccctgcccctgctcTGAGGTTGCGAGCCATGCTGCCCACTCCTGTCTCTTTGGCAGGGAATGTCTTTCACATGTGCTGTCTCTGGTCGCTTGGGCAGCCGCTTGTGTTCTAGGCTTCGCTTTATCTCAGTCTGCCCCTAGTGGGATTGGCTCAGAAACGAGGGCTAGACACAGACCAAGGCCCTGCCCGCCCGGGTTCGCCGGTCTGCCTCTAACCCGCCCCTGACGCAGCCACTCACGCCCTCGGTGCTGGAGAAGGGGGCTGTGCGGGACCCATGCGGGGCCGGGAAGCCTGTGACTCTGAGGCCCTCGTCTCCTCGTCTCTATCCTGCGTGGCCCTGTCCCATGTAGGTGGCTGGGTGCTGTCCTGAGCTGCCATGTCCCATATGTGGGTTCCTCTGGGGTCCTGGAGGAATGAAGACCACCCATGAGGAAGCCCTGAGGCAGGACCTGTGGAATCTGCTCTTAAGTCTCTTAAGGGAGGTTTGCAGTCCCTAAATGCTGCAGGTGGCCACATCAGGCAGCACAGACTCTGCTCCCCAAGCCTGGCTCCCTTAGAGTTTGGGCTCAAAGGATGTCGGGAGGATGAGGGGCATTACACAGCAGGTAGGGGTGTTGGGAAACTTTGACACTAGCAGAAATTTAGCTGTGGATGACTTTTAGATAAAATCTAGAATTCCCAGCTGGGCGCAGTAACTCATGCCTAaaaccccagcagtttgggaggccgaggcgggtagatcacttgaggtcaggagatccacaccagcctggccaacatggcgaaaccctgtctctactaaaaatacaaaaatgagccgggcatggtggcgcacacctgcagttcccgctactcgggagggtgagacaggagaatcgcttgaacccacagcggcagaggttgcagtgagccgagatcgcgccactacaccccagcctgagcgacagaccaagaccctgtctcaaaacaaataaataaaagctggaCTTCCTCAGTCACGGAAAGTGGAACTCCGTACACGGTGCCAGTTAGAATAAGCCATGGCGACAGAAGTCAAACCAGAAAAACGGATCTCATGATAACAGCACTTAAGTATGAGGGCGTCACGGTGGAGGTGGCAAGAGGAACTCAGAGGAAACAAGGCTGAAGTGAGCGACATGCCTGCCTCTCACAACACCCTCGGTCCCTTGGGCACATGGTCCACGT harbors:
- the LOC129015999 gene encoding BTB/POZ domain-containing protein KCTD5-like isoform X4 yields the protein MAGNHCELLPPARGGLGAGLGGGLCRRCSAGLGALAQRPGSVSKWVRLNVGGTYFLTTRQTLCRDPKSFLYRLCQADPDPDSNKMEFCSYCRSWSSVAQSWLTTTSATGVQASLLPQPPKWLGLQDETGAYLIDRDPTYFGPVLNYLRHGKLVINKDLAEEVTESGTPYTVPVRISHGDRSQTRKTDLMITALKYEGVTVEVARGTQRKQG
- the LOC129015999 gene encoding BTB/POZ domain-containing protein KCTD5-like isoform X5, yielding MAGNHCELLPPARGGLGAGLGGGLCRRCSAGLGALAQRPGSVSKWVRLNVGGTYFLTTRQTLCRDPKSFLYRLCQADPDPDSNKMEFCSYCRSWSSVAQSWLTTTSATGVQASLLPQPPKWLGLQDETGAYLIDRDPTYFGPVLNYLRHGKLVINKDLAEEAAEVAVSRDRATTPQPERQTKTLSQNK